The Pseudomonadota bacterium genome segment TGCCCGCATGACCGAAGAAGCCGGCGGCGAGCTGGCGGTGGCGGTTCGATCCTCAGCCACCGCTGAGGACCTGCCGGACGCCTCCTTTGCGGGCCAGCAGGAGACGTTTCTCAACGTTACCGGGATCGATCAGGTTCTGGAGCGCATGCACGAGGTTTTTGCCTCGCTGTATAACGACCGCGCAATTGCCTATCGCGTGCATCAAGGCTTCGATCACGACGTGGTCTACCTGTCCGCCGGGGTGCAGCAGATGGTGCGCAGCGACGTCGGCGCCAGTGGCGTGATGTTTTCCTTAGACACCGAGTCAGGGTTCCGCGACGTGGTGTTTGTGACCTCAGCGTACGGCCTCGGCGAGACCGTGGTTCAGGGCGCGGTCAATCCAGACGAGTTTTACGTTCACAAACCCACCCTCGCCGACGGCAAGCGTGCGGTGCTGCGTCGCAGCTTGGGTTCCAAGGCCATCCAGATGGTCCACTCGGAAGCCGTTGAAGGGAAAAGCGGTGTGCAGACGCTGGAGGTGCCCGAACAGCAGCGCAGCCAGTTTTCCCTGAGCGACGAAGAGGTGATGGAGCTGGCGCGCCAGGCCGTAACGATCGAAGAACACTACCAGCGCCCGATGGACATCGAGTGGGCCAAAGATGGCGTTACCGGCCGCCTGTACATCGTTCAGGCTAGACCGGAAACGGTGAAAAGCCAGGGCAACGCCAACGTGATCGAGCGCTACCGGCTGCGTGGCGAGGGGCCCGTCATCACTGAGGGCCGGAGCATCGGCCAGCGGATTGGTGCAGGTACGGCAAAGGTTGTCGACGATATCTCTCAAATGGATAGGGTCGGCGCCGGCGACGTGCTGGTGACCGACATGACCGACCCTGACTGGGAACCGATCATGAAGCGCGCTGCTGCCATCGTGACCAACCGCGGCGGACGGACCTGTCACGCGGCGATTATCGCCCGGGAGCTCGGCATTCCTGCAGTGGTGGGCTGCGGTGACGCAACGGCGGCGGTCGCCGATGGTCGGGATGTCACCGTGTCATGTGCTGAGGGTGACACCGGCTACATCTACGAGGGCAAGCTCGACTTCGATATCAACCGCGCCGACATGGCGGAGATGCCCGACATCCCGCTGAAAGTCATGATGAACGTTGGCAATCCTGATCGAGCCTTCGATTTTGCCCAGATTCCTAACGCGGGCGTCGGCCTTGCGCGGCTGGAGTTCATCATCAACCGGATGATCGGCATCCATCCTAAGGCGCTGCTGGAGTATCCACAGCAGGATCCAGACGTCAAAGCGCTGATCGATCGGCGCATTGCCGGTTACGGCGGCCCGGTAGAGTTCTACGTGAGCAAACTCGCTGAGGGCATCTCGACGCTCGGGGGTGCGTTCTATCCGCGGCCGGTGATCGTCCGGCTGTCGGACTTCAAATCGAACGAGTACGCCAACCTGATCGGCGGCTCTCGCTACGAGCCTGACGAAGAAAATCCGATGCTCGGGTTTCGCGGCGCGTCCCGCTACGTGGATCCAGGCTTCACCGAGTGTTTTGAGCTCGAATGCCGCGCGCTGAAGCGGGTCCGCGAGGAGCAGGGTCTCACCAATATCTGGGCCATGGTGCCGTTTGTCCGCACCGTCGAAGAAGCGCAGCAGGTGATCGAGGTGATGGCACATTATGGCCTCAAGCGCGGCGAAAACGGCCTCAAGATAGTAATGATGTGTGAGCTGCCGTCCAACGCTCTGCTGGCTGATCAATTTCTCGAATACTTCGACGGCTTCTCGATTGGCTCCAACGACCTGACGCAGCTCACGCTCGGCCTAGACCGCGACTCGGGGCTGATCGCCGAGCTGTTCGACGAGCGAAACGAAGCGGTAAAGACGCTGCTCGCCATGGCCATCAGCGCCTGCAAGAAACAAGGCAAATACGTGGGGATCTGTGGTCAGGGCCCTTCGGATCACCCTGACCTGGCACGCTGGCTGCTGGAACAGGGCATCGACAGCGTCTCGCTCAACCCCGATACGGTGATCGAGACCTGGATGTATCTGGCGGGCTAACGCGGAGTCAGCGCCGTTTAGAGTCCGGACAGCGCGCCCATGTGCTGTCGGTAGTGCGCCAGCTCAGCAATCGAATCGCGAATGTCGTCCAGCGCCAGGTGGCTCGAGTCTTTCCCAAACCCCGAGGCGATCTCCGGAGACCACCGGCGGCTAAGCTCCTTCAGCGTGCTGACGTCCAGATTTCGATAGTGGAAATAGTCTTCCAACCGAGGCATCACGCGAGCCAGAAAGCGGCGGTCCTGGCAGATGCTGTTGCCGCACATCGGTGAGTGCCCCTCCGGTACCCACTTACGCAGAAACTCCAGCGTTTGCGCCTCGGCCTGGGAGTAGTCAATGTTGCTGGCGCGAACCCGATCCCAAAGGCCCGACTGGGAATGCTGACGACTGTTCCAGTCGTCCATCTTCTGCATCACGCTCTCGGGGTGGTGAATGGCCAGCTCTGGGCCGCAGGCCAGCTCCTTCAGGTCTTTATCGGTCACAATCGTCGCGATTTCGATGACCTGGTCGCGCGCGCAGTCGAGCCCGGTCATCTCCAGATCGATCCAAATCAGATTGTCTGTCAGCACGGAACGTGTCCTAAGGGCCGTTGAGAAGCATAGTAGCAGAGGCTAAATTGCCATTGTGTCAAAAGCGCCGCACAGTGAATCGTCCCGCCGGTTCGGTACCGTCATCATCAGCCACGGGCCTGAAGTCGTGGTCAAAGTGGAAGATGACCTCGTCGCCTGCCGTGGGCGGCGAAAACTCGGAAAGACGGTCTGCGGCGATCGCGTTTGGCTGTCCGACGACCAGCCGCCGGTGCTTGACGGCATCGCGCCTCGAGACAACGTCTTTCCGCGCTCAGACCGGCGTGGTCGCCAGCAGATTGTGGCCGCCAACCTTGCGCGGG includes the following:
- the ppsA gene encoding phosphoenolpyruvate synthase; the encoded protein is MSDYIRWLSELGMDDLDQVGGKNASLGEMIKHLSQAGVSVPGGFATTASAFREFTQQSGLADRVSNRLSDLDVDNVNELAKAGEEIRQWVMDTPFTPALQQEVEDAFARMTEEAGGELAVAVRSSATAEDLPDASFAGQQETFLNVTGIDQVLERMHEVFASLYNDRAIAYRVHQGFDHDVVYLSAGVQQMVRSDVGASGVMFSLDTESGFRDVVFVTSAYGLGETVVQGAVNPDEFYVHKPTLADGKRAVLRRSLGSKAIQMVHSEAVEGKSGVQTLEVPEQQRSQFSLSDEEVMELARQAVTIEEHYQRPMDIEWAKDGVTGRLYIVQARPETVKSQGNANVIERYRLRGEGPVITEGRSIGQRIGAGTAKVVDDISQMDRVGAGDVLVTDMTDPDWEPIMKRAAAIVTNRGGRTCHAAIIARELGIPAVVGCGDATAAVADGRDVTVSCAEGDTGYIYEGKLDFDINRADMAEMPDIPLKVMMNVGNPDRAFDFAQIPNAGVGLARLEFIINRMIGIHPKALLEYPQQDPDVKALIDRRIAGYGGPVEFYVSKLAEGISTLGGAFYPRPVIVRLSDFKSNEYANLIGGSRYEPDEENPMLGFRGASRYVDPGFTECFELECRALKRVREEQGLTNIWAMVPFVRTVEEAQQVIEVMAHYGLKRGENGLKIVMMCELPSNALLADQFLEYFDGFSIGSNDLTQLTLGLDRDSGLIAELFDERNEAVKTLLAMAISACKKQGKYVGICGQGPSDHPDLARWLLEQGIDSVSLNPDTVIETWMYLAG
- the orn gene encoding oligoribonuclease, producing the protein MLTDNLIWIDLEMTGLDCARDQVIEIATIVTDKDLKELACGPELAIHHPESVMQKMDDWNSRQHSQSGLWDRVRASNIDYSQAEAQTLEFLRKWVPEGHSPMCGNSICQDRRFLARVMPRLEDYFHYRNLDVSTLKELSRRWSPEIASGFGKDSSHLALDDIRDSIAELAHYRQHMGALSGL